In Thauera aromatica K172, one DNA window encodes the following:
- a CDS encoding molybdopterin-dependent oxidoreductase produces MTTPNCPTGVTKVATYCYQCVAGPDLLKVKVEDGVATAIEPNFDAEGVHPAAGRVCVKAFGLVQKTYNPNRVLTPMKRTNPKKGRDEDPGFVPISWDEALDLIADKLNTVRANGLLDASGYPRVAASFGGGGTPTAYMGTFPAFLSAWGPVDLSFGSGQGVKCTHSEHLYGELWHRAFTVCPDTPRTKYIVSFGSNIEASGGVCGVWRHAEARVEQGVKRVQVEPHLSVTGGCSAEWVPIKPKTDPAFMHAMIHVMLFENARTRLDIDFLKHMTASPYLVAPNGLYLRDPDTRKPLVWDLKRAAAVPFDTADIDPALDGEFTASGLEVLPDNETVDHVQVRVLTAFGKLAEHERTFTPEWAAKVCDVPADTIRRVANEYLDHAQIGATIEIEGRTLPFRPVAITLGKTVNNGWGGYDCCWARTLMACLVGALDVPGGTIGTTVRLNRPASDRQSSAKPGPDGFMDYPFNPTDKENWVSRPQIRNANRTLVPLVANSAWSAALGPTHLAWMQQRHGFENFPEPTQPDVWFFYRTNPVISFWDTPQVAEAVSKFPFVVAFTYTRDETNHFADVLLPDCTDLEGLQLIRIGGTKYVEQFWDKQGFALRQPAVVPQGETRDFTWIASELARRAGIQEPYNKAINRGAAGVPLKGASYDFSLDLEQTHGVEEIWNASCRAASAELTGGAEDHGLDWWREHGFRTIDYPRLQWYLYPHMKDNGLRFEMPYQERIFRIGTELGRRLHESGIDWWDRQLTEYQPLPDFHDFSHLIKSAVISNLGGREEDFPFWLLTSRSMQYAWGGNVSLQMVREVAANVAGHRGVIMNPASAAKLGIEDGDLVEVRSPLRETRGRVVLRQGIRPDTLLMVGQFDHWITPYAKDFDVPSMNSLVPMLMDLTDATGSAADIVPVSIKRVGGAQ; encoded by the coding sequence ATGACGACCCCCAATTGCCCGACAGGCGTTACCAAGGTCGCAACCTACTGTTATCAGTGCGTGGCCGGCCCGGATCTGCTCAAGGTCAAGGTCGAGGACGGAGTCGCGACCGCGATCGAGCCGAACTTCGACGCCGAAGGCGTACACCCCGCGGCGGGCCGGGTCTGCGTGAAGGCCTTCGGCCTGGTGCAGAAGACCTACAACCCGAACCGCGTGCTCACGCCGATGAAGCGCACCAACCCGAAGAAGGGGCGCGACGAGGACCCCGGCTTCGTGCCGATCTCGTGGGACGAGGCGCTCGACCTGATCGCCGACAAGCTCAACACCGTGCGTGCGAACGGGCTGCTCGACGCTTCCGGCTATCCGCGCGTGGCGGCGAGCTTCGGCGGCGGCGGCACCCCCACCGCCTACATGGGCACCTTCCCCGCCTTTCTTTCCGCCTGGGGGCCGGTCGACCTGAGCTTCGGCAGCGGCCAGGGAGTCAAGTGCACCCACTCCGAGCACCTCTACGGCGAGCTCTGGCACCGCGCCTTCACCGTCTGCCCGGACACGCCGCGGACCAAGTACATCGTCTCCTTCGGCAGCAACATCGAAGCTTCCGGCGGCGTGTGTGGGGTCTGGCGCCATGCCGAAGCGCGCGTCGAACAGGGCGTCAAGCGCGTCCAGGTCGAGCCCCACCTGTCGGTTACCGGCGGCTGCTCGGCCGAGTGGGTGCCGATCAAGCCCAAGACAGACCCCGCGTTCATGCACGCGATGATCCACGTGATGCTGTTCGAGAACGCGCGCACACGCCTGGACATCGACTTCCTCAAGCACATGACCGCTTCGCCCTACCTGGTCGCGCCCAACGGGCTGTACCTGCGCGACCCGGACACGCGCAAGCCGCTGGTGTGGGATCTGAAGCGCGCCGCCGCGGTCCCCTTCGACACAGCGGACATCGATCCCGCGCTGGACGGCGAGTTCACCGCATCCGGCCTCGAAGTCCTGCCCGACAATGAAACCGTCGACCATGTCCAGGTGCGCGTCCTCACTGCCTTCGGCAAGCTCGCCGAGCACGAGCGCACCTTCACCCCGGAGTGGGCAGCGAAGGTCTGCGACGTCCCCGCCGACACCATCCGCCGCGTCGCCAACGAGTATCTCGACCACGCCCAGATCGGCGCTACCATCGAGATCGAAGGCCGCACCCTGCCCTTCCGCCCGGTGGCGATCACCCTGGGCAAGACCGTCAACAACGGCTGGGGCGGCTACGACTGCTGCTGGGCCCGCACCCTGATGGCCTGCCTGGTCGGCGCCCTCGACGTCCCCGGCGGCACGATCGGCACCACGGTGCGCCTGAACCGCCCGGCGAGCGACCGCCAAAGCAGCGCCAAGCCCGGCCCCGACGGCTTCATGGACTACCCGTTCAACCCCACCGACAAGGAAAACTGGGTCTCCCGCCCGCAGATCCGCAACGCCAACCGCACCCTCGTGCCGCTGGTGGCGAACTCGGCCTGGAGCGCAGCGCTCGGCCCCACCCACCTCGCCTGGATGCAGCAGCGTCACGGTTTCGAGAATTTCCCCGAGCCGACCCAACCCGACGTCTGGTTCTTCTACCGCACCAACCCGGTGATCTCGTTCTGGGATACGCCGCAGGTCGCCGAAGCGGTTTCGAAGTTCCCCTTCGTCGTCGCCTTCACCTACACCCGCGACGAGACCAACCACTTCGCCGACGTCCTGCTGCCCGACTGCACCGACCTCGAAGGTCTACAGCTGATCCGCATCGGCGGCACCAAGTACGTCGAGCAGTTCTGGGACAAACAGGGCTTCGCCCTGCGCCAGCCGGCGGTCGTGCCGCAGGGCGAGACGCGCGACTTCACCTGGATCGCGTCCGAGCTCGCCCGCCGTGCCGGCATACAGGAGCCCTACAACAAGGCGATCAACCGCGGCGCTGCCGGGGTGCCGCTGAAAGGGGCGAGCTACGACTTCTCCCTCGACCTCGAGCAGACCCACGGCGTCGAGGAAATCTGGAACGCCAGCTGCCGCGCCGCCAGCGCCGAGCTTACCGGCGGCGCCGAGGACCACGGCCTCGACTGGTGGCGCGAACACGGCTTCCGCACCATCGATTACCCGCGCCTGCAGTGGTATCTCTACCCGCACATGAAGGACAACGGCCTGCGCTTCGAGATGCCCTACCAGGAGCGCATCTTCCGCATCGGCACCGAGCTCGGCCGCCGCCTGCACGAATCCGGCATCGACTGGTGGGACCGCCAGCTCACCGAGTACCAGCCGCTGCCCGATTTCCACGACTTCTCGCACCTGATCAAGAGTGCGGTGATCTCCAATCTGGGCGGGCGCGAGGAAGACTTCCCGTTCTGGCTGCTGACTTCGCGCAGCATGCAGTACGCCTGGGGCGGCAACGTCAGCCTGCAGATGGTGCGCGAAGTCGCCGCCAACGTCGCCGGCCACCGCGGCGTGATCATGAACCCCGCCTCCGCGGCGAAGCTCGGCATCGAGGACGGCGACCTCGTCGAAGTGCGCTCGCCGCTGCGCGAAACCCGCGGCCGCGTGGTGCTGCGCCAGGGCATCCGTCCCGACACCTTGCTGATGGTGGGCCAGTTCGACCACTGGATCACGCCCTACGCCAAGGACTTCGACGTCCCCAGTATGAACAGCCTGGTGCCGATGCTGATGGATCTGACCGATGCCACCGGCTCGGCAGCCGATATCGTTCCCGTATCAATCAAGAGAGTCGGAGGTGCACAATGA
- a CDS encoding 4Fe-4S dicluster domain-containing protein, with the protein MTRYAMVADLRRCVGCQTCTAACKHTNATPPGVQWRWVLDVEAGEFPDVSRTFVPVGCQHCDEPPCETVCPTTATKKRADGLVTIDYDLCIGCAYCSVACPYNARYKVNFAEPAYGDRLMANEKQRADPARVGVATKCTFCSDRIDYGVAHGLTPGVDPDATPACANACIANALTFGDIDDPNSKASRLLRENEHFRMHEELGTGPGFFYLWEKK; encoded by the coding sequence ATGACGCGCTATGCCATGGTGGCCGATCTGCGGCGCTGCGTCGGCTGCCAGACCTGTACGGCCGCCTGCAAGCACACCAATGCCACCCCTCCCGGCGTCCAGTGGCGCTGGGTCCTCGATGTCGAAGCCGGCGAGTTTCCCGACGTGTCGCGCACCTTCGTTCCGGTCGGCTGCCAGCACTGCGATGAACCGCCATGCGAGACGGTGTGCCCGACCACGGCGACCAAGAAGCGCGCCGACGGCCTGGTCACGATCGATTACGACCTGTGCATCGGCTGTGCCTACTGTTCGGTCGCCTGCCCCTACAACGCCCGCTACAAGGTGAACTTTGCCGAACCGGCGTATGGCGACCGCCTGATGGCGAACGAGAAGCAGCGTGCCGACCCCGCCCGCGTCGGCGTCGCGACCAAGTGCACCTTCTGCTCCGATCGCATCGATTACGGCGTCGCCCATGGCCTGACCCCGGGCGTCGACCCCGACGCCACCCCCGCCTGCGCCAACGCCTGCATCGCCAACGCGCTGACCTTCGGCGATATCGACGACCCCAACAGCAAGGCTTCCCGGCTGCTGCGCGAAAACGAACATTTCCGCATGCACGAGGAGCTCGGCACGGGTCCCGGATTCTT
- a CDS encoding CBS and ACT domain-containing protein produces MFVERIMTRDVLHVAPDATFAQVSEIMRLKKVRHLPVVEADGRLVGIISHRDVQRAQPSTITTLDVGEVKYLLSKVSAADIMHKKVITCAPSTLIEEAARLMRPNKLGCLPVVENDRLVGIITSVDLLDFFLDITGCWVEGSTRITVSLPDQTGQLAALLATVSAHGGYIVSVVSPRTPQSEGKRIAMIRFDADDAERVITGLREAGYDLSVDITASAK; encoded by the coding sequence ATGTTCGTCGAAAGGATCATGACCCGGGATGTCTTGCACGTCGCCCCGGACGCCACTTTTGCGCAGGTCTCCGAGATCATGCGCCTGAAGAAAGTGCGCCATCTGCCCGTAGTGGAAGCCGATGGCCGTCTGGTTGGCATCATTTCGCATCGGGACGTGCAGCGCGCGCAGCCGTCCACGATCACGACGCTGGACGTGGGGGAAGTGAAATACCTGCTGTCCAAAGTGAGCGCCGCGGACATCATGCACAAGAAGGTGATCACTTGCGCGCCCTCGACCCTGATCGAGGAAGCGGCGCGGCTGATGCGCCCGAACAAACTCGGCTGCCTGCCGGTGGTGGAAAACGATCGCCTGGTGGGCATCATCACCAGCGTCGACCTGCTCGATTTCTTCCTCGACATCACCGGCTGCTGGGTGGAAGGGTCGACCCGGATCACGGTGAGCCTGCCCGACCAGACCGGTCAACTGGCCGCCTTGCTGGCGACGGTCAGCGCGCACGGCGGCTACATCGTATCGGTGGTGTCGCCGCGCACGCCGCAGAGCGAAGGCAAGCGCATCGCGATGATCCGCTTCGACGCCGATGATGCCGAGCGCGTGATCACGGGCTTGCGCGAGGCCGGCTACGATCTCAGCGTGGACATCACTGCGAGCGCGAAGTAA
- a CDS encoding 2-oxoacid:ferredoxin oxidoreductase subunit beta gives MDATSTCPSYSARDYKSEVKPVWCPGCGDYSVLGALTKALAELSIPPENVALVSGIGCSSRLPAYTNVFGFHGVHGRALPIATGIKVSRPELTVIASGGDGDGFSIGGNHFMHACRRNVDMTYIVMDNEVYGMTKGQASPTTAPDWEKSKLTPQGTGINPFHPLVIALAAGANFIARGFSGDPNGAAQLITEAIRHPGFSFVQLLSPCVTFRPEQRDWKDAVHPAAVDPTDDPARAARRLMTDDGFNIGVLYRGSRKPFQPALKASVDSVADLEKEFVL, from the coding sequence ATGGACGCCACATCCACTTGCCCGAGCTACTCCGCGCGCGACTACAAGTCCGAAGTCAAACCCGTCTGGTGTCCCGGCTGCGGCGACTACTCGGTGCTCGGCGCGCTCACCAAGGCCCTGGCCGAGCTGTCGATCCCGCCCGAAAACGTCGCCCTCGTCTCCGGCATCGGCTGCTCCTCGCGCCTGCCCGCCTACACCAACGTGTTCGGCTTCCACGGCGTGCACGGGCGCGCACTGCCGATCGCCACCGGGATCAAGGTCTCCCGCCCCGAACTCACCGTGATCGCCTCGGGCGGTGACGGCGACGGCTTCTCGATCGGCGGCAACCACTTCATGCACGCCTGCCGGCGCAACGTCGACATGACCTACATCGTCATGGACAACGAAGTCTACGGCATGACGAAGGGCCAGGCCTCGCCGACCACCGCGCCGGACTGGGAAAAGAGCAAGCTCACCCCCCAGGGCACCGGCATCAACCCCTTCCACCCGCTGGTGATCGCGCTCGCCGCCGGCGCCAACTTCATCGCCCGCGGCTTCTCCGGCGACCCCAACGGCGCCGCCCAGCTGATCACCGAGGCGATCCGCCACCCGGGCTTCTCCTTCGTCCAGCTGCTCAGCCCCTGTGTCACCTTCCGCCCCGAGCAGCGCGACTGGAAGGACGCCGTACACCCGGCCGCGGTCGATCCGACCGACGATCCGGCGCGCGCCGCCCGCCGCCTGATGACCGACGACGGGTTCAACATCGGTGTGCTGTATCGTGGCAGCCGTAAACCCTTCCAGCCGGCGCTGAAAGCCAGCGTCGATTCCGTTGCAGATCTCGAGAAGGAGTTCGTGCTATGA
- a CDS encoding 2-oxoacid:acceptor oxidoreductase subunit alpha, with protein sequence MTARSVSITFAGSGGAGVMTAGSMLLDAAGHAGWYAYMTRSSGAQIRGGEAAAMLRLSTTPVQSHDDHFDMLVAIDWQNVGRFAAEVPMTADGLVLGDPDGGEFPEQILAKGTRRGDIPFKKIAKEIDGGRPNMIALGTVAALVGLPEDAVLKVIKDSLAKKGPAALAASEASVRAGMAFAASLPPSKKLAAAAGGERQRLWSITGNEAAGLGAVRGGVRFVAAYPITPGTEVLEWLAPNLAKLGGALVQAEDELASVNQIIGASYGGTTSLTATSGPGLALMTESIGLAVASETPITIVNVMRGGPSTGIPVKSEQSDLNIALYGMHGDAPHLVVAPNSLADCAFSTQWAVHLADTLQTAAIVLSDQSLGQSRATIAPPADPGLRANRLRPAGELGDERYRRYRNTESGVSPMAVPGMKGYQYTADGLEHTEVGTPSSQASDHSTQLDKRLRKLTAHDYGAYWADIDGKGEGDIAVITWGSTTGPVQEALERWRAAGKKGRMVSIRLLSPVRPEQLATALEGVSRVLVVEQSHGAQFHRYLRAHYDLPGSVRAFHRPGPLPIRPDEIFRQLADWS encoded by the coding sequence ATGACAGCCCGATCGGTTTCGATAACCTTCGCCGGCAGCGGCGGAGCCGGGGTGATGACGGCAGGCAGCATGCTGCTCGATGCCGCCGGCCACGCCGGCTGGTATGCCTACATGACGCGCTCGTCAGGAGCGCAAATCCGCGGTGGCGAGGCGGCGGCGATGCTGCGCCTGTCGACCACGCCGGTGCAGTCGCACGACGACCACTTCGACATGCTGGTGGCGATCGACTGGCAGAACGTCGGCCGCTTCGCCGCCGAGGTGCCGATGACCGCCGACGGCCTGGTGCTGGGCGACCCGGACGGCGGCGAATTCCCCGAGCAGATCCTGGCCAAGGGCACGCGCCGCGGCGACATCCCGTTCAAAAAGATCGCCAAGGAAATCGACGGCGGGCGCCCGAACATGATTGCGCTCGGCACCGTCGCCGCCCTGGTCGGCCTGCCCGAAGACGCGGTACTCAAGGTGATCAAGGACTCGCTGGCGAAGAAAGGCCCTGCCGCGCTCGCCGCCAGCGAAGCCTCGGTGCGCGCGGGCATGGCCTTTGCCGCCTCGCTGCCGCCGAGCAAGAAGCTCGCCGCGGCCGCCGGCGGCGAGCGCCAGCGCCTGTGGAGCATCACCGGCAACGAAGCCGCCGGCCTCGGCGCGGTGCGCGGCGGCGTGCGCTTTGTCGCCGCCTACCCGATCACCCCGGGCACCGAAGTGCTCGAATGGCTCGCGCCCAACCTCGCCAAGCTCGGCGGCGCGCTGGTGCAGGCCGAAGACGAGCTCGCCTCGGTCAACCAGATCATCGGCGCCTCCTACGGCGGCACCACTTCGCTGACCGCCACCTCCGGCCCCGGCCTGGCGCTGATGACCGAATCGATCGGCCTCGCGGTCGCCTCCGAAACCCCGATCACGATCGTCAACGTGATGCGCGGCGGCCCGTCCACCGGCATCCCGGTGAAGTCCGAGCAGAGCGACCTCAACATCGCCCTCTACGGCATGCACGGCGACGCCCCGCACCTGGTGGTAGCGCCCAACTCGCTCGCCGACTGCGCCTTCTCCACGCAGTGGGCGGTGCATCTGGCCGACACCCTGCAGACCGCCGCGATCGTGCTCTCGGACCAGTCGCTGGGCCAGAGCCGCGCCACCATCGCCCCGCCTGCCGACCCCGGGCTGCGCGCCAACCGCCTGCGCCCCGCAGGTGAGCTGGGCGACGAACGCTACCGCCGCTACCGCAACACCGAGTCGGGTGTCTCGCCGATGGCCGTGCCCGGCATGAAGGGCTACCAGTACACCGCCGACGGCCTCGAGCACACCGAAGTCGGCACCCCCTCGAGCCAGGCCTCGGACCACAGCACCCAGCTCGACAAGCGCCTGCGCAAGCTCACCGCCCACGATTACGGCGCCTACTGGGCCGACATCGACGGCAAGGGCGAGGGCGACATCGCCGTCATCACCTGGGGCTCGACCACCGGACCGGTGCAGGAAGCGCTCGAGCGCTGGCGCGCCGCCGGCAAGAAGGGCCGCATGGTGTCGATCCGCCTGCTGTCGCCGGTGCGCCCCGAGCAGCTCGCCACCGCCCTCGAGGGCGTCTCGCGCGTGCTCGTCGTCGAACAGAGCCACGGCGCCCAGTTCCACCGCTACCTGCGCGCCCACTACGACCTTCCCGGCAGCGTGCGCGCCTTCCATCGTCCCGGTCCGCTGCCCATCCGACCCGACGAAATCTTCCGCCAACTGGCCGACTGGAGCTGA
- a CDS encoding ferritin-like domain-containing protein, producing MSATEPQDNSIQSVEQLLAHALAMENEAVERYEMLADQMETHNNPEVAALFRKLAEIEKLHVDNVNDLSDGHTLPHIAPWEYAWQTPESPEAPSASAEGLHYMMHPYHAIAMALEAERKGVAFYERLADQAGREDVRKIARELCETEREHVTLLQGWLGRFQPPPKGWSEDADPPLPQE from the coding sequence ATGAGCGCTACCGAGCCGCAGGACAACAGCATCCAGTCGGTGGAGCAGCTCCTCGCCCACGCCCTGGCGATGGAGAACGAAGCGGTCGAACGCTACGAAATGCTGGCCGACCAGATGGAGACCCACAACAATCCGGAAGTCGCCGCACTGTTCCGCAAGCTTGCCGAGATCGAGAAGCTGCACGTGGATAACGTCAATGATCTCAGCGACGGCCACACCCTTCCGCACATCGCGCCGTGGGAATATGCCTGGCAGACCCCGGAAAGCCCCGAAGCGCCGTCGGCGAGCGCGGAAGGCCTGCATTACATGATGCATCCCTACCACGCCATCGCGATGGCGCTCGAAGCCGAACGCAAGGGTGTGGCGTTCTACGAGCGCCTTGCCGACCAGGCCGGGCGGGAGGATGTGCGCAAGATCGCACGCGAACTGTGCGAGACCGAGCGTGAGCACGTGACCCTGCTCCAGGGCTGGCTGGGACGCTTCCAGCCGCCCCCGAAAGGCTGGAGCGAGGACGCCGACCCCCCGCTGCCGCAGGAGTAA